The genomic window CCGAGAAGGTTGCTCTTCTGAAGCACATCAGTGTCAACCAAACCGGTATCCAGAGCCGCAAGTTCCGGGTCAAGGAGATTTTCGAGGCTCTGCTAGACCCTCAGATCTATCTCTTGATTCTGTCCGTTGTTTTGCTGTCTGTTTCGAGCGGTGTTGTCACCACTTACTCGGCTACTCTGATCCGCAACATTCTATCCGACGAGCCTCCAGCATGGGCTCCAAAGAAGGCCGCTCTGCTCAACATGCCATCGGGTATTGTCAGTATCTTCTTTACACTAATGGTCGGTTACGGTATTCGTAAGAAGTCGCACAGGTGGGCATGGATCATTGCCTGTATCATTCCTGCGTGAGTACCCAGCATCCGCTTGGCGGTCGTAAAATCCGAGCCGCGTGGGCTAACTTGTCGAAACCAGAATCATTGGTGGTGCCCTGATGTCTTTCCTGCCCAAGTCCAACAAGGCTGGGTTGCTGGCCGGTATCTACCTTGTCAATGCCGTCGTCGCGCCTCTCACAATCTTCTACAACGTAAGTCGGTATCCATTTTTGCCTGGCCTGGGGTGTGGCGTATCGACTAACTCAACCTCACTTTTAGTGGACTGTTGCCAACTGTGCTGGTGCCACCAAACGAGCCTTTGCTGCTGCTATTATTTCTGGCTCCTTCTCCCTCGGCAACATTATCGGACCTCAGACATTCCAGGCCCGTGACGCCCCCGATTATCACCCTGCCAAGCTGGCTGTCATGGGTACACAAGCCGGTTGCGCCGTCACCACTTTCGTGCTGTTCCTATACTATGTATGGGCCAACAAGCGCCGAAATGACCGCAGCAAGGAGACGGAGGAGCAGTTCCTATCCCCCGAGGTTTGGGCCAGCCTAAccgacaaggaaaacaaGCATTTCCGCTACACTTACTAAGGAGGAGTGTATCGATTTGCATGGTGGAAAGGTGAAGATACCCAAAACAGAAAGGCTTCCTGCCTGTCACGCGAGACGTGAAGTTACGTGTAGAAATATGGTATTGGACATGGGGGCAGCGTAGTGTATTTTGTATTAAAGTTGTATGAGGAGGCATCTTGTTGTAGATATTTGAGCGACACAGTTTTTGTATTTGTCTGTTGGATGTAACCAGGACATCGAAACAGAGAGACGAATTGCACATGAAAGGGAATGTTTTTCTTCATTTCGCACATGCCAGACATGATCACTTGCAGCAGATCCCGGCCCCGAGGAACATTTTGGAGTGTACCTGTCGTGGGTGTGTCCGTTGGCAAACTCGGGCCAGTGACTAGTCTGCCAGGGAGTTTATTCTTTCCGTATGCTGCCTCGCCACGGAATGGTCCGTGTCTCCCTGGTGAAATGGAGTCTGACTGGAATACACCAGCCTGAAGGATAGGATAACAATAGGCTTCCGTGTGCGGCTAATGCCTGACTTGCCGTCGACCAAGTCGAGGATATTGAAACTCTGCCTCTTCTTGACCAGTCACGTACTCGAGCGCTCGCAGGTGCGAAACTTCCCACACATGTAGGGCTCACTACGCAGCTACCATGTCAACTGAGACGCATCCTTTTGATTCACAGTCAAAGTCCAAGTCGTTGGCCTTGTAAGATACATTGCGACCATCTGGACAAGTTGAGGCTGGAAATAAGATTCACACCATGCACGTCGAATGGGAAAAAACACTGACTGGATGTAAGCTTCCATTAAGTACCTGCCTACACTTGTGACCATTGTCATAATCATGCTACATGTCCAAAATAATCGCACCCCCATGGGGCGCAGATGGTTAAAAACAAGACGCCATCCAAAGCAGTGTAtcccaaaacaaaaacagaCAAAAATTTTAAAATCGTGAGACGGGGGTAGATGATCTAGGGTACCCCCCTTACTCCCACTGGACGTGGCCcaagattaaaaaaaaagattcGCAAATCCAGCACCAAATATGCCCACTCTTTACACCGAAGGACCAGCCTTGACAACGTCCTCGGTAGCCTCGCTCTCGTACTTGGTAAAGTTCTCGCGGAAGAGCTTGCCCAGCTTGACAACTTCCTTCTGGAAGCTGTCGGAACCAGCCGTCCAGGCCTTCTCGGGGTTGAGCAGGTCGGCGGGGACGTTGGGGCAAGACTTGGGGACCTGGAGGTTGAAGACGCCGTAGTTCTCGTActcgaccttggccagaTCGCCCGAGtggatggcgtcgaggatgGCACGGGTGTACTTGAGGGGGCACCGCTTGCCGCCCTGGCtgtggccggcgccgaccCAGCCGGTGTTGAGGAGCCAGGCGTTGGCCTTGTGCTGGTCGATCTTGTCGGCAAGCATCTTGGCGTATCGCATGGGGTGCAGGGCAAGGAAGGGCTGGGCGAAGCAGCTGGAGAAGGTGGCCTGGGGCTCGGTGACGCCGTCCTCGGTGCCGGCCATCTTGGAGGTGTATCCGGAGATGAAGTGGAACATGGTCTGGGCACGGTCCAGCTTGGAGATGGGGGGCAGGACACCGCGGGCGTCGCaggtgaggaggatgatgtTGGAGGGCATGCTTTCTGACAGGCAGGGAATCTTGGCGTTGTTGATGTACTCGATGGGGTAGGCGCATCGGGTGTTCTCAGTCAGGGTAGAGTCGTCGTAGTCGACTTCACGGGTGTCGGGGTCGAAGACGACGTTCTCGAGAACGGATCCGTAGCGGATGGCGCCAAAGATGTCAGGCTCCTTCTCGGCGGACAGGCCGATGCACTTGGCATAGCAACCGCCCTCGATGTTGAAGACACCACGGTCACTCCAGCAGTGCTCGTCGTCACCGATCAGAGCACGGTTGGGGTCGGCGGAGAGGGTGGTCTTGCCGGTTCCGGACAGACCGAAGAAGAGGGTGACATCGCCATTCTTGCCCTCGTTGGCGGACGAGTGCAGGGTCAAGACGTTGTGCTTGATGGGCATCTCGTAGAAGAGAACCGTGAAGActcccttcttcatctcacCGGCGTACTCGGTACCCAGGATGACCATCTCCTTCTCGGCGAAGTTGATGGCGACTGAGGTGGGAGAGGTCATGCCCTCGGTGTAACGGTTGGCAGGGAACGACCCGGCGTTGTAGATGGTGTAGTCGGGGTGGAAGtgctccagctcctcacGAGGAGGGCGGATGAGCATGTTTCTCATGAAGAGGGCATGGTAGGCGCGGGCGCAGATGACACGAACGCGGATGCGGTACTTCTCGTCCCAGCCGGCATAACCGTCGATGACATAGATGCGGTTGCGGGTGTTGAGGTAGTCGACAGCACGCTCACGGTTGATCTTCCAGACCTGAGGGGGGAAAGGAATGTTAGTCAGAAACCACCATGACTATATGATGTCttacgaaaaaaaaaaaaaaggatgAAAACAATTACAACGCAAGAAAGTGAACAAACAGCAATGACAGGCAGCCCAGCCCCAGGCGGCAGCGACTCGAGAAATGATGCATTTCACACTTGCGCATGCGGTTCCTCTCGTCCAATGTCTCGGACCCCTCCACGTACTGGAACCCGTCGAGCAGTCCTCGCACATGCAGGGGGGGAGTACCGGCCGCAGCACCGAGGGTTGCACAAGACCTGTAGGACCCGGAGGACCTGCAGGGACACAAACGGGTTCTCGACTCGGTTCTCGACAGTGGTACTCGGATCGAATCGGGACGAGTCGCGCAACTCAGCCCAGTCCAGAccctgccatggccaagtgtGGAGGATCTGACTTTTGAGACGGAACAACAGACGCCTCCGGACTGGGGACCGCTTAGGCTCGGGCTGCCGATTAGGCAGGCTGTGGGGCAAGagccaaggcaaaaaagcATGTGTGAGCGGGGCAGCAGAGTGGCCAATGGCGGCACCTGCGTTTCCAGGACTCGGCACCAACAAATTCATCACCATGAGGCCTGCATTGCCGCAATAGCTGCAGAGGCAAGGTGTGGATTGTGGCCAGCATATGTAGCGAGCGAGAGAGCGAGCTGAGAGTTCCAGCATCGTCGCCCGACAACTGGTTGCTGCTCGATGCGATGCTTCTGCCTCGGGCTGTCGTCACGAGCTGCGCCAAAACGTGGGGCAGCGCAAACGGGGGGGAAAAAGGTACATTGCACATTGTGCACTGTGCGTGCGGCAGAGTCATGCATGGAAGTCTGGGGTTTCGGCTCGCACATCCGGCCCTCAGGCGACACAGCATTCCCGCGGCATGCACGACATAGAAACAGGCGGCAGAATCAATGAACGGGCGCAGCGCAGCTTACCTCGGTGCTCATGGGCTTGTTGACGGGACCCCACCAGATGTCGTTTTCTGATGACGGCTCCTGGACGATTCGCTTGTCGAGGGGTGAGCGACCAGTCTTCTTTCCGGAGTAGGCAGTCAGGGCACCGCTCGAGGTGATGGCGGAACCCGTCTCGTAGACGAGAGCATCTTCGTAGAGAGCGGCCACTGAGGGGTTGGGGATCTGTGCACATCAGGCTTGTTAGATTTattgagaaaaaaaaatcacatGCCCAGCGGGTTCTGTGGTCTTGACGTACAATAGCGACACGGTCGTAGTCAATGTGGGCAGTCTCGTGGAGCTCCTCCTCAAGCTCGGTGTGGTTGTGGTGAGGCCTGGGTAAAGGAATAGATGTAAGCAAAACTGAAGCGACCACATGGCCGGGGGGCCcggagggaggaggagaatcAACTTACTGAACACCGCCAGGGTGTAAAGCGGTCTTGTTGACGTTGCTGGAGATCACTGTCGGCTTGTTAGACCCAGAGCCATGAGAGGCGACGTCATGTTGACGACTTGAGAGACCAAGAAGGGAAGCGacacgaaaaaaaaagacaagacaGAGAGGACAAGGAGCTACTCACTCTTGCGCAAATCAGTTCTGGATTCTTGAATCTTGAACCTTGGGCCTTGGACAGAGGGATCAGTGTAAGGAGATGCGGTCCTGGCGATGGGGTCCTTCATCCTTATGTATTCAAATCTTGGGGACCGAGTGTGGTGCTCGATCTCGGCTTGCCTAGGGAATTTTTTCTAATTGAAAGGGGGGTGCCTAGTTGGAGCGGAAGCCAGAGCAACAGAGGAGCAAGGGGGAGGGGTGTGATTCGAGCAGGACGGGTTGAAGTGTCGCGTGTGAAGGAGTTTGTCGATTTGGGgatgacggcggcaaggcTGTGGCGCGGTAGCGTCTCgactcttcaatgttggctccAATGTAATTCAAGGCGCAGTGCACCGGGTGGGATTCTGGGCCAGGTACAGGTACAGGTGCCGGGTACTTGAGCGGCTATACGACAGTCCGGAAacagtatgtatgtgtaCTTGTACTTGGCAAGGGGGGGCGTGGAGCCGAGAGAATGGCGGATTTGCGGATTTGCAGGTGAATATCGTGGAGGAGAAGTAGTAAGTAGTTGGACGCAGTCAGATTGGAATTGCCTTGGGCCGGGTGGTTAATGACGAGACGGGCGGCGACGGAGTGGGGCCAGGGGGCGTCTGGAGAGCGCTTTGAGGGTGGTTTGGCTTCCGACGTCGAGGCAGGTGATGCAAAGGGGACTGGCCACGATATTATACCGGAAGGGCCGCGTTTAGGCTTTGCTGCTTTCTGGCGGGATGGCGggtgggcggcgaggagagcAATTGCTTGGACGAGGATCGGCTTGggcgtggagatggagaagaggGGGGCGCGTGGGAGCTGGAGGGGCGTCGCGGCCGGGGGGGGGATCAGTGGTCAGTGActggattcaatgttgatgtCTGGCACGCCAGGCGCTGAAGGCTGACGGGCTGAGTGCTGCTGGAGGTGCTGGAGCTTCAATAGCTGTCCGCTGAAAGTCTGGTGCCCAGGGAGCCGCCACAAGGCGCGACACAGCAACTGGttggacggcgacggcgctaGCTTTGGCGAGGCGTGGGGAAATcaggctccagatgtccgggGCTGGGGGCTGGCGCCGCTGAGGAGGAGCGTGGTGTCGTATTATGATTGTGCAGCAACGAGTTGAGCGGCAATGCGTCTCAGACAATAAGTGTTGGCCGGGAGCAGACGGGGAGCTGGAGGCGGGTACAATGGCGCTGTAGCACAAAGCACAGTGGGCATTGACGGTTCAATGCTGGTTCAGGTGTCAGGTATCAGCACTGGGTCAAGTGACCAAGTTCAGACTCGATAGGTAAAGTAAAGTAGGCAACCAACTCGGCGGTGAAGCACAATAATGAAAGgaagcagaagaaaaaaTAGAAAGAGGTCGAGATGGAAATGGCCTCCTTTTTAACTTGAATACCATTTACCTCCGACGTTATTGCAAACTTGGAATCTTGCGTCTTGGAATCCTAATGCCATTCACCCGGATTGACTGAATGCATCGTGGTTCGCGCTTGCAATGCGCCGGATGTAGGAACTTTCCGGGACGAAAACCGGACACCAGACAACTGCCGTTCGTTGTGCGGATATCTCAGACGGCAATGGGATGACCGAGCGTACTTGGGTCTGGTGCCTTGGTCTTTGCTTCCGGCTCGCTCTTGGGTCCGGAGGCCAACCGTGCCCAAGATGTCAAGTTGGCTGGCTGTTTAGATCAACTCGACTTGGTAGTTGACCTCGATGTCGACTAACATGattgattcaatgttcaaatgttgaaGCCAggatacatgtacatgtctggtggcccAGGCAGCGGGACTGCGCTGACAGAGCGCTGCGTGGGGAATCTCCAGGCCTGGAATTAGTGGGTTTCCGACAACCCAGggcccagcgccagcaccagttgacctcagGTGCCAACACTCACGTCTGGTTGACATGTGCAACCACTGCAGGTGGTTCTGCGTACAGTGCTACTACTATTGACTTATCGACCTGACCTGAttcgaacattgaacggtCGTCCCTGCCGTATTTTGATGCACCTTGTCCGACAGCCAGTGCCGTccatgaacattgaatccatgACGCAACTTGGAGACGCACATGTGCAATTGATGCATCGCCGTCGATGAATCCCATCCCCCTGGTCCCTGTCCCAGTATCCAATGTCCCAACGGCCGCCATCGTCATTCTTCCACCAGCGACAATGTTCCATGCTGTGTATCGGTCACTGTCGGCACACTCGACTCTCGAGCTACAAGCGGCCACTGAGACATGGGATCCCGTCACACAGAGAGAAGAACCAAGACGTCTGAGCCATGCAGGCACCCTGCAACTCGGCCACCCCGTTTCGGCAACATCAGGAACGGTGCTCCGTATCTCTGGCCGAGGAACCGACAGGAACCTGATGGGAACCTGATGGGAGCCCGTTGCACCGTTTTGCAGATGGATCCGAAACGGACCACAAAGAgccaggcaacattgaacggcaTGCAACTCCCGAAGGCCTGGAGCAAAACTCAcacccccccttttccccttgaagaagcccatcttcaacttcaactcacctcaagtgctggccAGCCTCTACGGCCCTGGCGACAAGCTCGACACATGGACAAATATGCATACTTTTCCCGCCCCCGAACCCATGTTTGCATCTCCTCAGCTACAcccaaagccaagaaagaGGGTACCTGACCGAGGGCACCAAGGCAGCGCGGCCGCTGCGTCGAGATGCGCTACGAgccggcgctggcgctggcgctggcgcacGCATAGACATGAATGATTGATgatatgtctggtactaaCACCGTTGTTGACACGACACATCACCACACCGCTGGTGAACTGCAACGAATGGAAGCCCAAAGTCGGACAAGGGCACAACTCATACCATGGTGTCGACTGTCGAGTGTGTGCATGTATCGTAATACCCCACGACTCCAGACTCGAGCCAAGCACCCCTCCAGGCCTCGAACCGGTCGAATATCTCGTAACAGAAACAAGTTCGCACACCCGCCTGTGGGGAAGCGCGACGACAACCCTGTTCCTAGGCTGCCCCCTTCCCCGTATGTATAACGGCCATCATTTCTCGCCTGGCCACATGACCAGCAGAGATCTCGCGAGCTCCATTCCTGGCGAGAAGTGAGAGGATGAAGCGTCAGGAATATTGGTTATTCGAGGGCGGGTGGCGTGGGGGCCAGAAGGGGGCAATTTGAATACGGTTCCCAGTCTTATTACTATTCTTGAACCTGTGGCTAGTCTCGATGGTTGATTTATTGTAGTATACTAAATGCTACTACAtgcatgtggtctggtgcctcGTGGTCCGCCGAATCAGCCCGCGCGGGTTGCAGCATCTGAACTTGAACATGGAACCGGCTGATGCACACGCCCCCCGGAGCCCTGGGGGAACAAGTcattggtcttggtcttgggtGACGACTCTGTATACTGCaatgtgtatgtatgtatgactGTTTGACGCTGTTTTGTCGGGCTATGCCAAGACTGTCGTTGCCACAAACTACAAACCATCGTCTTGACTCTGTAGGTTTGCAAGGTATTCTTGTCTTTttaaagaaagaaagaaatatTGCTTCCCCGCTTGTCGTCCCCCAAGAGCATTCGTCGCCGTTCAATGCTTGACCGTCGAAATATCCCCTGCAGGCCATGCATCATCCCAGGAATCCGCCATCAGGCATCACCActactaaaaaaaaaactaccCAAGCCCCCTCCAGCTTTTCTCGTCACCGTCACTTTCCAGTCCCAGCGTTTCGTGTCCCAGTCAGTCCTGCATTACATACCCGCCCGCCGCACCTCCGCGACCGTCTCGGCTCCACGGCACCATCCGCAGCAAAGTGCTTTCAGCGACGGCCGATTGGCTGCCCGCGCCGCACCCAGCGCCAGCTCCGACTTGTTCCGGCCGCCGCCTACGCTTTCGTCATGCAAGGAAGGCGCAGAGTACACATGTACGTatcttttgtcttcttctcttccggCACAAGACTGCATTCATTTTCGGCGGTCTtggtcctttttttttttttccttttcggcTTCGGAAGAGGGATAATTGTCAGGATGACACTGGGATTACGTGCTCCCTTTGTAATACTCCTTACTGATTGATGATACCTGCACGCCCCCTTGGGAAACTTGCACAGAGGAATGCTTTCACCCCGCGCATCCAACGGCGGTGTCCCTCCTCGACGACCGTTTTTCACGCGCGCTCGCCGTCCCGGGATATTTCCTGCCGCCGAGCACAATATATT from Metarhizium brunneum chromosome 2, complete sequence includes these protein-coding regions:
- the acu-6 gene encoding Phosphoenolpyruvate carboxykinase, whose translation is MKDPIARTASPYTDPSVQGPRFKIQESRTDLRKMISSNVNKTALHPGGVQPHHNHTELEEELHETAHIDYDRVAIIPNPSVAALYEDALVYETGSAITSSGALTAYSGKKTGRSPLDKRIVQEPSSENDIWWGPVNKPMSTEVWKINRERAVDYLNTRNRIYVIDGYAGWDEKYRIRVRVICARAYHALFMRNMLIRPPREELEHFHPDYTIYNAGSFPANRYTEGMTSPTSVAINFAEKEMVILGTEYAGEMKKGVFTVLFYEMPIKHNVLTLHSSANEGKNGDVTLFFGLSGTGKTTLSADPNRALIGDDEHCWSDRGVFNIEGGCYAKCIGLSAEKEPDIFGAIRYGSVLENVVFDPDTREVDYDDSTLTENTRCAYPIEYINNAKIPCLSESMPSNIILLTCDARGVLPPISKLDRAQTMFHFISGYTSKMAGTEDGVTEPQATFSSCFAQPFLALHPMRYAKMLADKIDQHKANAWLLNTGWVGAGHSQGGKRCPLKYTRAILDAIHSGDLAKVEYENYGVFNLQVPKSCPNVPADLLNPEKAWTAGSDSFQKEVVKLGKLFRENFTKYESEATEDVVKAGPSV